Proteins encoded in a region of the Pseudomonas denitrificans (nom. rej.) genome:
- a CDS encoding NADH:flavin oxidoreductase/NADH oxidase — translation MSQLFEPLTLRQLTLSNRIAVSPMCQYSAQDGLANDWHLVHLGSRAVGGAGLVIVEATAVAPEGRISAEDLGIWNDEQVEPLRRITRFIESQGAVAGVQLAHAGRKASTWAPWLGKHGSVPISEGGWTPVAPSAIAFDPQHTAPIALSEEQMATIKHQFVRGAERALAAGFKIAEVHAAHGYLLHQFLSPLSNQRRDQYGTCFENRIRFLLEVTEAVRAVWPQELPLFVRLSATDWVEDGWNPDETVELARRLKNLGVDLIDVSSGGTAVNAEIPVGPGYQTQFAERVRKEAGVASGTVGMITEPVQAEHILRTGQADLILLARELLRDPYWPLHAADELGGQQVPWPAQYLRAAQRGTPKRKAYGQV, via the coding sequence ATGAGCCAGTTGTTCGAGCCCCTGACCCTGCGCCAGCTGACCCTGTCCAACCGCATCGCCGTTTCCCCCATGTGCCAGTACTCCGCCCAGGACGGCCTGGCCAACGACTGGCACCTGGTGCACCTGGGCAGCCGCGCCGTGGGCGGCGCCGGTCTGGTAATAGTCGAGGCCACGGCGGTCGCCCCGGAAGGGCGGATCAGCGCCGAGGACCTGGGCATCTGGAATGACGAACAGGTCGAGCCGCTACGGCGCATCACCCGCTTCATCGAATCCCAGGGCGCGGTGGCCGGCGTGCAGCTGGCCCACGCCGGCCGCAAGGCGAGCACCTGGGCGCCGTGGCTGGGCAAGCACGGTTCAGTGCCGATCAGCGAAGGCGGCTGGACGCCGGTGGCGCCCTCGGCCATCGCCTTCGACCCGCAGCACACCGCACCCATCGCCCTGAGCGAAGAGCAGATGGCGACCATCAAGCATCAGTTCGTGCGCGGCGCCGAGCGCGCGCTGGCGGCCGGCTTCAAGATTGCCGAGGTGCATGCCGCCCACGGCTACCTGCTGCACCAGTTCCTGTCGCCGCTTTCCAACCAGCGCCGCGACCAGTACGGCACCTGCTTCGAGAACCGCATCCGCTTCCTTCTGGAAGTGACCGAAGCCGTGCGCGCGGTCTGGCCGCAGGAATTGCCGCTGTTCGTCCGCCTGTCCGCCACCGACTGGGTGGAGGACGGCTGGAACCCCGACGAGACGGTGGAGCTGGCGCGCCGTCTGAAGAACCTGGGCGTGGACCTGATCGATGTGTCTTCCGGCGGTACCGCGGTGAACGCCGAAATTCCGGTGGGGCCGGGCTACCAGACGCAGTTTGCCGAGCGGGTGCGCAAGGAGGCGGGCGTCGCCAGCGGCACCGTGGGGATGATCACCGAGCCGGTGCAGGCCGAGCACATCCTGCGCACCGGGCAGGCCGACCTGATCCTGCTGGCCCGCGAACTGCTGCGTGACCCGTACTGGCCGCTGCACGCCGCCGATGAACTGGGCGGCCAGCAGGTGCCGTGGCCGGCGCAGTACCTGCGCGCCGCGCAACGCGGTACGCCCAAGCGCAAGGCCTACGGACAGGTTTGA
- a CDS encoding TssQ family T6SS-associated lipoprotein, with protein sequence MKTLHTLSASLLVAFLALASGCRSHLEAPPAPPADDTQANAESTFAEGLRLYEAGHYYLAEEQFLAPPLWAGDAQVQLKALKYLAFSYCVTERPIQCRFAFDRALQIDPTFHLGTAEASHPLWGPVFVLAARR encoded by the coding sequence ATGAAGACTCTGCACACTCTGTCGGCCTCGCTGCTGGTCGCCTTTCTGGCGCTGGCATCAGGCTGCCGGAGCCACCTCGAAGCACCGCCTGCGCCGCCGGCAGACGACACCCAGGCCAACGCCGAGAGCACCTTCGCCGAAGGCCTGCGGCTGTATGAAGCGGGGCACTACTACCTGGCCGAGGAACAGTTCCTCGCGCCGCCCCTGTGGGCCGGCGATGCTCAGGTACAGCTGAAGGCGCTCAAGTACCTGGCGTTCAGTTACTGCGTGACCGAGCGGCCGATCCAGTGCCGCTTCGCCTTCGACCGCGCCCTGCAGATCGACCCGACCTTCCACCTGGGAACCGCCGAAGCGAGCCATCCCCTCTGGGGCCCGGTGTTCGTCCTGGCGGCGCGCCGTTGA
- a CDS encoding cache domain-containing protein: MATALYGLKHFILGMKSRNLGPQREQIDAVMHEYLTRNPELLAFACGCEPNAFDGRDREFIDAPGHDASGRLMAYWHRGSGVAQRECLVGYDKADGSGDWYQIPRDKGRDVFMEPYEYSVGGSTVLMTSFMSPMYSNGRFLGILGADYTLHQLQESLGKLSPMGNGQYALLSNACVYVTHSDARRLGDKAGELPQEARNAIAQGRCWEQVKGRRVQLLQPIRVGDSDAPWALMMSFELAQAGE; this comes from the coding sequence ATGGCCACCGCGCTCTACGGCCTCAAGCACTTCATCCTCGGCATGAAGAGCCGCAACCTCGGCCCGCAGCGCGAGCAGATCGACGCGGTGATGCACGAGTATCTGACCCGCAACCCCGAGCTGCTGGCCTTCGCCTGCGGTTGCGAACCCAACGCCTTCGACGGCCGCGACCGCGAGTTCATCGATGCCCCCGGCCACGACGCCAGCGGGCGCCTCATGGCCTACTGGCACCGCGGCAGCGGCGTGGCCCAGCGCGAATGCCTGGTCGGCTACGACAAGGCCGACGGCAGCGGCGACTGGTACCAGATTCCCCGCGACAAGGGCCGCGACGTGTTCATGGAGCCCTACGAGTACAGCGTCGGCGGCAGCACCGTGCTGATGACCTCGTTCATGTCACCGATGTATTCCAATGGCCGCTTCCTCGGCATCCTGGGCGCCGACTACACCCTGCACCAGCTGCAGGAAAGCCTCGGCAAGCTGAGCCCGATGGGCAATGGCCAGTACGCGCTGCTGTCCAACGCCTGCGTCTACGTCACCCATTCCGACGCCAGACGCCTGGGCGACAAGGCTGGCGAGCTGCCGCAGGAAGCACGCAACGCCATCGCCCAGGGCCGCTGCTGGGAACAGGTGAAAGGCCGCCGCGTGCAATTGCTGCAACCCATCCGCGTGGGCGACAGCGATGCGCCCTGGGCGCTGATGATGAGCTTCGAGCTGGCGCAGGCCGGCGAATAG
- a CDS encoding ester cyclase, whose product MRHLVRAFYLLSLFTFAGLVQAAESPKQIVDAYMAAWNAHDAEKAAGYLAKDAEYFDVTVGTPQKGRDAARDNVIKVFVGAVPDLTWKMNGKPIVDKDGIAFQWTFSGTNTGAWDAQTPATNKPLSFDGVSYVKVKDGKIVYQGDYYDALGLHKQLGW is encoded by the coding sequence ATGCGTCACCTCGTCAGAGCGTTTTACCTGCTGTCGCTGTTCACCTTTGCCGGCCTCGTCCAGGCCGCAGAGTCGCCCAAACAGATCGTCGATGCCTACATGGCCGCGTGGAACGCCCACGATGCCGAGAAGGCCGCCGGCTACCTGGCCAAGGATGCGGAGTACTTCGACGTCACCGTCGGCACCCCGCAGAAGGGCCGCGATGCCGCGCGCGACAACGTGATCAAGGTGTTCGTGGGGGCCGTTCCGGATCTTACGTGGAAGATGAACGGCAAGCCGATCGTCGACAAGGACGGCATAGCCTTCCAGTGGACCTTCAGTGGCACCAACACCGGCGCCTGGGACGCCCAGACACCGGCGACCAACAAGCCGCTGTCGTTCGACGGTGTGAGCTACGTGAAGGTCAAGGACGGCAAGATCGTCTACCAGGGCGACTACTACGACGCCCTGGGTCTGCACAAGCAGCTCGGCTGGTAA